From one Orcinus orca chromosome 10, mOrcOrc1.1, whole genome shotgun sequence genomic stretch:
- the MCUR1 gene encoding mitochondrial calcium uniporter regulator 1 isoform X5, which translates to MISAPPRAPAAQPLPQRALGAQSRPRREPGAPPSRSAPPPENARSPAHPAVKRKLGTIAHARSCRRCLAGAARDRHERVRGPVTASGMDCGSVTNERPKRRRRLLLSLVAGRGGGPGGRGVPTRHLLPGLLGGLGALRPRAPAARGGASRASPLLLLLLLPSPRLAAASPRRPLADWERSRAGPSAAPAGRGCARRCQPGLAPGVTWAAGALHLCLGQVAALASSRRELSVCAGSLHLESKRRDFTSSRSRKLYFDTHAFVCLLEENGFTTQQAEIIVSALVKIMEANMDIVYKDMVTKMQQEITLQEIMSQIANVKKDMIILEKSEFSALRSENEYSLNERKLLEVKTEMVSLHAQQDRAITQTDRKIDTEVAGLKTMLESHKLDNIKYLAVDFITLSGGGRSKEDSTQLGQ; encoded by the exons ATGATCTCTGCACCGCCCCGGGCGCCCgccgcccagcccctcccccagcgcgCACTGGGAGCCCAGTCCCGCCCCCGGCGCGAGCCCGGAGCCCCGCCTAGCCGCTCAGCTCCGCCCCCGGAGAATGCCCGGAGCCCCGCCCATCCGGCAGTAAAGCGCAAGCTCGGTACTATCGCCCACGCTCGCTCCTGCCGTCGGTGTCTGGCTGGGGCCGCGCGTGACCGGCATGAGCGCGTTCGCGGGCCAGTGACCGCGTCAGGGATGGACTGCGGCTCCGTCACAAACGAGAGGCCGAAGCGCCGCCGGCGGCTTCTGCTCTCCCTGGTCGCCGGCCGCGGTGGAGGCCCCGGAGGCCGCGGCGTCCCCACGCGCCACCTCCTGCCCGGGCTCCTCGGCGGTCTGGGGGCGCTGCGCCCCCGCGCCCCGGCGGCCCGCGGCGGCGCGTCACGTGCCTCCCCGCTGCTCCTCCTCCTGCTGCTGCCCTCCCCGCGCCTGGCTGCTGCCTCCCCGCGCCGGCCGCTGGCGGACTGGGAGCGCTCGCGCGCCGGGCCCTCGGCTGCCCCGGCGGGGCGCGGCTGCGCGAGGAGGTGCCAGCCGGGCCTGGCCCCGGGCGTCACCTGGGCGGCGGGCGCGCTCCACCTGTGCCTCGGCCAGGTGGCCGCCCTCGCTTCCTCCAGGAGAG AGCTTAGCGTCTGTGCTGGGAGCCTGCATCTGGAGAGCAAAAGGAGAGATTTCACCTCTTCTCGGAGTAGGAAGCTCTACTTTGACACCCATGCCTTCGTGTGTTTACTCGAAGAAAATG GGTTTACTACTCAACAAGCAGAAATCATTGTCTCTGCCTTGGTCAAGATCATGGAGGCCAACATGGATATCGTCTACAAAGATATGGTCACCAAGATGCAGCAG gaGATCACTCTTCAGGAAATAATGTCTCAGATTGCCAATGTGAAAAAAGATATGATTATTTTGGAGAAGAGTGAATTTTCAGCCCTCAGATCAGAAAATGAG TATTCATTAAACGAAAGGAAGCTGCTGGAAGTAAAAACAGAAATGGTGTCATTG cacGCCCAGCAAGATCGGGCCATCACGCAGACAGACAGGAAGATAGATACCGAGGTTGCTGGCCTCAAAACCATGCTTGAGTCACACAAGCttgataatattaaatatttagcaG TTGACTTTATAACTCTGAGTGGTGGTGGACGAAGCAAGGAAGACTCCACTCAGCTGGGCCAGTGA
- the MCUR1 gene encoding mitochondrial calcium uniporter regulator 1 isoform X6: MISAPPRAPAAQPLPQRALGAQSRPRREPGAPPSRSAPPPENARSPAHPAVKRKLGTIAHARSCRRCLAGAARDRHERVRGPVTASGMDCGSVTNERPKRRRRLLLSLVAGRGGGPGGRGVPTRHLLPGLLGGLGALRPRAPAARGGASRASPLLLLLLLPSPRLAAASPRRPLADWERSRAGPSAAPAGRGCARRCQPGLAPGVTWAAGALHLCLGQVAALASSRRELSVCAGSLHLESKRRDFTSSRSRKLYFDTHAFVCLLEENGFTTQQAEIIVSALVKIMEANMDIVYKDMVTKMQQEITLQEIMSQIANVKKDMIILEKSEFSALRSENEKIKLELHQLKQQVMDEVIKVRTDTKLDFSLEKSRVKELYSLNERKLLEVKTEMVSLDLYLRA, from the exons ATGATCTCTGCACCGCCCCGGGCGCCCgccgcccagcccctcccccagcgcgCACTGGGAGCCCAGTCCCGCCCCCGGCGCGAGCCCGGAGCCCCGCCTAGCCGCTCAGCTCCGCCCCCGGAGAATGCCCGGAGCCCCGCCCATCCGGCAGTAAAGCGCAAGCTCGGTACTATCGCCCACGCTCGCTCCTGCCGTCGGTGTCTGGCTGGGGCCGCGCGTGACCGGCATGAGCGCGTTCGCGGGCCAGTGACCGCGTCAGGGATGGACTGCGGCTCCGTCACAAACGAGAGGCCGAAGCGCCGCCGGCGGCTTCTGCTCTCCCTGGTCGCCGGCCGCGGTGGAGGCCCCGGAGGCCGCGGCGTCCCCACGCGCCACCTCCTGCCCGGGCTCCTCGGCGGTCTGGGGGCGCTGCGCCCCCGCGCCCCGGCGGCCCGCGGCGGCGCGTCACGTGCCTCCCCGCTGCTCCTCCTCCTGCTGCTGCCCTCCCCGCGCCTGGCTGCTGCCTCCCCGCGCCGGCCGCTGGCGGACTGGGAGCGCTCGCGCGCCGGGCCCTCGGCTGCCCCGGCGGGGCGCGGCTGCGCGAGGAGGTGCCAGCCGGGCCTGGCCCCGGGCGTCACCTGGGCGGCGGGCGCGCTCCACCTGTGCCTCGGCCAGGTGGCCGCCCTCGCTTCCTCCAGGAGAG AGCTTAGCGTCTGTGCTGGGAGCCTGCATCTGGAGAGCAAAAGGAGAGATTTCACCTCTTCTCGGAGTAGGAAGCTCTACTTTGACACCCATGCCTTCGTGTGTTTACTCGAAGAAAATG GGTTTACTACTCAACAAGCAGAAATCATTGTCTCTGCCTTGGTCAAGATCATGGAGGCCAACATGGATATCGTCTACAAAGATATGGTCACCAAGATGCAGCAG gaGATCACTCTTCAGGAAATAATGTCTCAGATTGCCAATGTGAAAAAAGATATGATTATTTTGGAGAAGAGTGAATTTTCAGCCCTCAGATCAGAAAATGAG aaaataaaacttgaacTACATCAGTTAAAACAACAAGTAATG GATGAAGTGATCAAAGTCCGAACAGATACCAAATTAGATTTCAGTCTAGAAAAGAGCAGAGTAAAAGAATTG TATTCATTAAACGAAAGGAAGCTGCTGGAAGTAAAAACAGAAATGGTGTCATTG gATCTGTATTTACGTGCCTAA
- the MCUR1 gene encoding mitochondrial calcium uniporter regulator 1 isoform X8, whose translation MISAPPRAPAAQPLPQRALGAQSRPRREPGAPPSRSAPPPENARSPAHPAVKRKLGTIAHARSCRRCLAGAARDRHERVRGPVTASGMDCGSVTNERPKRRRRLLLSLVAGRGGGPGGRGVPTRHLLPGLLGGLGALRPRAPAARGGASRASPLLLLLLLPSPRLAAASPRRPLADWERSRAGPSAAPAGRGCARRCQPGLAPGVTWAAGALHLCLGQVAALASSRRELSVCAGSLHLESKRRDFTSSRSRKLYFDTHAFVCLLEENGFTTQQAEIIVSALVKIMEANMDIVYKDMVTKMQQEITLQEIMSQIANVKKDMIILEKSEFSALRSENEKIKLELHQLKQQVMYSLNERKLLEVKTEMVSLDLYLRA comes from the exons ATGATCTCTGCACCGCCCCGGGCGCCCgccgcccagcccctcccccagcgcgCACTGGGAGCCCAGTCCCGCCCCCGGCGCGAGCCCGGAGCCCCGCCTAGCCGCTCAGCTCCGCCCCCGGAGAATGCCCGGAGCCCCGCCCATCCGGCAGTAAAGCGCAAGCTCGGTACTATCGCCCACGCTCGCTCCTGCCGTCGGTGTCTGGCTGGGGCCGCGCGTGACCGGCATGAGCGCGTTCGCGGGCCAGTGACCGCGTCAGGGATGGACTGCGGCTCCGTCACAAACGAGAGGCCGAAGCGCCGCCGGCGGCTTCTGCTCTCCCTGGTCGCCGGCCGCGGTGGAGGCCCCGGAGGCCGCGGCGTCCCCACGCGCCACCTCCTGCCCGGGCTCCTCGGCGGTCTGGGGGCGCTGCGCCCCCGCGCCCCGGCGGCCCGCGGCGGCGCGTCACGTGCCTCCCCGCTGCTCCTCCTCCTGCTGCTGCCCTCCCCGCGCCTGGCTGCTGCCTCCCCGCGCCGGCCGCTGGCGGACTGGGAGCGCTCGCGCGCCGGGCCCTCGGCTGCCCCGGCGGGGCGCGGCTGCGCGAGGAGGTGCCAGCCGGGCCTGGCCCCGGGCGTCACCTGGGCGGCGGGCGCGCTCCACCTGTGCCTCGGCCAGGTGGCCGCCCTCGCTTCCTCCAGGAGAG AGCTTAGCGTCTGTGCTGGGAGCCTGCATCTGGAGAGCAAAAGGAGAGATTTCACCTCTTCTCGGAGTAGGAAGCTCTACTTTGACACCCATGCCTTCGTGTGTTTACTCGAAGAAAATG GGTTTACTACTCAACAAGCAGAAATCATTGTCTCTGCCTTGGTCAAGATCATGGAGGCCAACATGGATATCGTCTACAAAGATATGGTCACCAAGATGCAGCAG gaGATCACTCTTCAGGAAATAATGTCTCAGATTGCCAATGTGAAAAAAGATATGATTATTTTGGAGAAGAGTGAATTTTCAGCCCTCAGATCAGAAAATGAG aaaataaaacttgaacTACATCAGTTAAAACAACAAGTAATG TATTCATTAAACGAAAGGAAGCTGCTGGAAGTAAAAACAGAAATGGTGTCATTG gATCTGTATTTACGTGCCTAA
- the MCUR1 gene encoding mitochondrial calcium uniporter regulator 1 isoform X2 has product MISAPPRAPAAQPLPQRALGAQSRPRREPGAPPSRSAPPPENARSPAHPAVKRKLGTIAHARSCRRCLAGAARDRHERVRGPVTASGMDCGSVTNERPKRRRRLLLSLVAGRGGGPGGRGVPTRHLLPGLLGGLGALRPRAPAARGGASRASPLLLLLLLPSPRLAAASPRRPLADWERSRAGPSAAPAGRGCARRCQPGLAPGVTWAAGALHLCLGQVAALASSRRELSVCAGSLHLESKRRDFTSSRSRKLYFDTHAFVCLLEENGFTTQQAEIIVSALVKIMEANMDIVYKDMVTKMQQEITLQEIMSQIANVKKDMIILEKSEFSALRSENEKIKLELHQLKQQVMDEVIKVRTDTKLDFSLEKSRVKELYSLNERKLLEVKTEMVSLHAQQDRAITQTDRKIDTEVAGLKTMLESHKLDNIKYLAGSVFTCLTVALGFYRLWI; this is encoded by the exons ATGATCTCTGCACCGCCCCGGGCGCCCgccgcccagcccctcccccagcgcgCACTGGGAGCCCAGTCCCGCCCCCGGCGCGAGCCCGGAGCCCCGCCTAGCCGCTCAGCTCCGCCCCCGGAGAATGCCCGGAGCCCCGCCCATCCGGCAGTAAAGCGCAAGCTCGGTACTATCGCCCACGCTCGCTCCTGCCGTCGGTGTCTGGCTGGGGCCGCGCGTGACCGGCATGAGCGCGTTCGCGGGCCAGTGACCGCGTCAGGGATGGACTGCGGCTCCGTCACAAACGAGAGGCCGAAGCGCCGCCGGCGGCTTCTGCTCTCCCTGGTCGCCGGCCGCGGTGGAGGCCCCGGAGGCCGCGGCGTCCCCACGCGCCACCTCCTGCCCGGGCTCCTCGGCGGTCTGGGGGCGCTGCGCCCCCGCGCCCCGGCGGCCCGCGGCGGCGCGTCACGTGCCTCCCCGCTGCTCCTCCTCCTGCTGCTGCCCTCCCCGCGCCTGGCTGCTGCCTCCCCGCGCCGGCCGCTGGCGGACTGGGAGCGCTCGCGCGCCGGGCCCTCGGCTGCCCCGGCGGGGCGCGGCTGCGCGAGGAGGTGCCAGCCGGGCCTGGCCCCGGGCGTCACCTGGGCGGCGGGCGCGCTCCACCTGTGCCTCGGCCAGGTGGCCGCCCTCGCTTCCTCCAGGAGAG AGCTTAGCGTCTGTGCTGGGAGCCTGCATCTGGAGAGCAAAAGGAGAGATTTCACCTCTTCTCGGAGTAGGAAGCTCTACTTTGACACCCATGCCTTCGTGTGTTTACTCGAAGAAAATG GGTTTACTACTCAACAAGCAGAAATCATTGTCTCTGCCTTGGTCAAGATCATGGAGGCCAACATGGATATCGTCTACAAAGATATGGTCACCAAGATGCAGCAG gaGATCACTCTTCAGGAAATAATGTCTCAGATTGCCAATGTGAAAAAAGATATGATTATTTTGGAGAAGAGTGAATTTTCAGCCCTCAGATCAGAAAATGAG aaaataaaacttgaacTACATCAGTTAAAACAACAAGTAATG GATGAAGTGATCAAAGTCCGAACAGATACCAAATTAGATTTCAGTCTAGAAAAGAGCAGAGTAAAAGAATTG TATTCATTAAACGAAAGGAAGCTGCTGGAAGTAAAAACAGAAATGGTGTCATTG cacGCCCAGCAAGATCGGGCCATCACGCAGACAGACAGGAAGATAGATACCGAGGTTGCTGGCCTCAAAACCATGCTTGAGTCACACAAGCttgataatattaaatatttagcaG gATCTGTATTTACGTGCCTAACAGTAGCTCTGGGATTTTATCGTCTGTGGATATAA
- the MCUR1 gene encoding mitochondrial calcium uniporter regulator 1 isoform X9: protein MISAPPRAPAAQPLPQRALGAQSRPRREPGAPPSRSAPPPENARSPAHPAVKRKLGTIAHARSCRRCLAGAARDRHERVRGPVTASGMDCGSVTNERPKRRRRLLLSLVAGRGGGPGGRGVPTRHLLPGLLGGLGALRPRAPAARGGASRASPLLLLLLLPSPRLAAASPRRPLADWERSRAGPSAAPAGRGCARRCQPGLAPGVTWAAGALHLCLGQVAALASSRRELSVCAGSLHLESKRRDFTSSRSRKLYFDTHAFVCLLEENGFTTQQAEIIVSALVKIMEANMDIVYKDMVTKMQQEITLQEIMSQIANVKKDMIILEKSEFSALRSENEDEVIKVRTDTKLDFSLEKSRVKELLTL from the exons ATGATCTCTGCACCGCCCCGGGCGCCCgccgcccagcccctcccccagcgcgCACTGGGAGCCCAGTCCCGCCCCCGGCGCGAGCCCGGAGCCCCGCCTAGCCGCTCAGCTCCGCCCCCGGAGAATGCCCGGAGCCCCGCCCATCCGGCAGTAAAGCGCAAGCTCGGTACTATCGCCCACGCTCGCTCCTGCCGTCGGTGTCTGGCTGGGGCCGCGCGTGACCGGCATGAGCGCGTTCGCGGGCCAGTGACCGCGTCAGGGATGGACTGCGGCTCCGTCACAAACGAGAGGCCGAAGCGCCGCCGGCGGCTTCTGCTCTCCCTGGTCGCCGGCCGCGGTGGAGGCCCCGGAGGCCGCGGCGTCCCCACGCGCCACCTCCTGCCCGGGCTCCTCGGCGGTCTGGGGGCGCTGCGCCCCCGCGCCCCGGCGGCCCGCGGCGGCGCGTCACGTGCCTCCCCGCTGCTCCTCCTCCTGCTGCTGCCCTCCCCGCGCCTGGCTGCTGCCTCCCCGCGCCGGCCGCTGGCGGACTGGGAGCGCTCGCGCGCCGGGCCCTCGGCTGCCCCGGCGGGGCGCGGCTGCGCGAGGAGGTGCCAGCCGGGCCTGGCCCCGGGCGTCACCTGGGCGGCGGGCGCGCTCCACCTGTGCCTCGGCCAGGTGGCCGCCCTCGCTTCCTCCAGGAGAG AGCTTAGCGTCTGTGCTGGGAGCCTGCATCTGGAGAGCAAAAGGAGAGATTTCACCTCTTCTCGGAGTAGGAAGCTCTACTTTGACACCCATGCCTTCGTGTGTTTACTCGAAGAAAATG GGTTTACTACTCAACAAGCAGAAATCATTGTCTCTGCCTTGGTCAAGATCATGGAGGCCAACATGGATATCGTCTACAAAGATATGGTCACCAAGATGCAGCAG gaGATCACTCTTCAGGAAATAATGTCTCAGATTGCCAATGTGAAAAAAGATATGATTATTTTGGAGAAGAGTGAATTTTCAGCCCTCAGATCAGAAAATGAG GATGAAGTGATCAAAGTCCGAACAGATACCAAATTAGATTTCAGTCTAGAAAAGAGCAGAGTAAAAGAATTG TTGACTTTATAA
- the MCUR1 gene encoding mitochondrial calcium uniporter regulator 1 isoform X1: MISAPPRAPAAQPLPQRALGAQSRPRREPGAPPSRSAPPPENARSPAHPAVKRKLGTIAHARSCRRCLAGAARDRHERVRGPVTASGMDCGSVTNERPKRRRRLLLSLVAGRGGGPGGRGVPTRHLLPGLLGGLGALRPRAPAARGGASRASPLLLLLLLPSPRLAAASPRRPLADWERSRAGPSAAPAGRGCARRCQPGLAPGVTWAAGALHLCLGQVAALASSRRELSVCAGSLHLESKRRDFTSSRSRKLYFDTHAFVCLLEENGFTTQQAEIIVSALVKIMEANMDIVYKDMVTKMQQEITLQEIMSQIANVKKDMIILEKSEFSALRSENEKIKLELHQLKQQVMDEVIKVRTDTKLDFSLEKSRVKELYSLNERKLLEVKTEMVSLHAQQDRAITQTDRKIDTEVAGLKTMLESHKLDNIKYLAVDFITLSGGGRSKEDSTQLGQ, from the exons ATGATCTCTGCACCGCCCCGGGCGCCCgccgcccagcccctcccccagcgcgCACTGGGAGCCCAGTCCCGCCCCCGGCGCGAGCCCGGAGCCCCGCCTAGCCGCTCAGCTCCGCCCCCGGAGAATGCCCGGAGCCCCGCCCATCCGGCAGTAAAGCGCAAGCTCGGTACTATCGCCCACGCTCGCTCCTGCCGTCGGTGTCTGGCTGGGGCCGCGCGTGACCGGCATGAGCGCGTTCGCGGGCCAGTGACCGCGTCAGGGATGGACTGCGGCTCCGTCACAAACGAGAGGCCGAAGCGCCGCCGGCGGCTTCTGCTCTCCCTGGTCGCCGGCCGCGGTGGAGGCCCCGGAGGCCGCGGCGTCCCCACGCGCCACCTCCTGCCCGGGCTCCTCGGCGGTCTGGGGGCGCTGCGCCCCCGCGCCCCGGCGGCCCGCGGCGGCGCGTCACGTGCCTCCCCGCTGCTCCTCCTCCTGCTGCTGCCCTCCCCGCGCCTGGCTGCTGCCTCCCCGCGCCGGCCGCTGGCGGACTGGGAGCGCTCGCGCGCCGGGCCCTCGGCTGCCCCGGCGGGGCGCGGCTGCGCGAGGAGGTGCCAGCCGGGCCTGGCCCCGGGCGTCACCTGGGCGGCGGGCGCGCTCCACCTGTGCCTCGGCCAGGTGGCCGCCCTCGCTTCCTCCAGGAGAG AGCTTAGCGTCTGTGCTGGGAGCCTGCATCTGGAGAGCAAAAGGAGAGATTTCACCTCTTCTCGGAGTAGGAAGCTCTACTTTGACACCCATGCCTTCGTGTGTTTACTCGAAGAAAATG GGTTTACTACTCAACAAGCAGAAATCATTGTCTCTGCCTTGGTCAAGATCATGGAGGCCAACATGGATATCGTCTACAAAGATATGGTCACCAAGATGCAGCAG gaGATCACTCTTCAGGAAATAATGTCTCAGATTGCCAATGTGAAAAAAGATATGATTATTTTGGAGAAGAGTGAATTTTCAGCCCTCAGATCAGAAAATGAG aaaataaaacttgaacTACATCAGTTAAAACAACAAGTAATG GATGAAGTGATCAAAGTCCGAACAGATACCAAATTAGATTTCAGTCTAGAAAAGAGCAGAGTAAAAGAATTG TATTCATTAAACGAAAGGAAGCTGCTGGAAGTAAAAACAGAAATGGTGTCATTG cacGCCCAGCAAGATCGGGCCATCACGCAGACAGACAGGAAGATAGATACCGAGGTTGCTGGCCTCAAAACCATGCTTGAGTCACACAAGCttgataatattaaatatttagcaG TTGACTTTATAACTCTGAGTGGTGGTGGACGAAGCAAGGAAGACTCCACTCAGCTGGGCCAGTGA
- the MCUR1 gene encoding mitochondrial calcium uniporter regulator 1 isoform X10, translated as MISAPPRAPAAQPLPQRALGAQSRPRREPGAPPSRSAPPPENARSPAHPAVKRKLGTIAHARSCRRCLAGAARDRHERVRGPVTASGMDCGSVTNERPKRRRRLLLSLVAGRGGGPGGRGVPTRHLLPGLLGGLGALRPRAPAARGGASRASPLLLLLLLPSPRLAAASPRRPLADWERSRAGPSAAPAGRGCARRCQPGLAPGVTWAAGALHLCLGQVAALASSRRELSVCAGSLHLESKRRDFTSSRSRKLYFDTHAFVCLLEENGFTTQQAEIIVSALVKIMEANMDIVYKDMVTKMQQEITLQEIMSQIANVKKDMIILEKSEFSALRSENEYSLNERKLLEVKTEMVSLDLYLRA; from the exons ATGATCTCTGCACCGCCCCGGGCGCCCgccgcccagcccctcccccagcgcgCACTGGGAGCCCAGTCCCGCCCCCGGCGCGAGCCCGGAGCCCCGCCTAGCCGCTCAGCTCCGCCCCCGGAGAATGCCCGGAGCCCCGCCCATCCGGCAGTAAAGCGCAAGCTCGGTACTATCGCCCACGCTCGCTCCTGCCGTCGGTGTCTGGCTGGGGCCGCGCGTGACCGGCATGAGCGCGTTCGCGGGCCAGTGACCGCGTCAGGGATGGACTGCGGCTCCGTCACAAACGAGAGGCCGAAGCGCCGCCGGCGGCTTCTGCTCTCCCTGGTCGCCGGCCGCGGTGGAGGCCCCGGAGGCCGCGGCGTCCCCACGCGCCACCTCCTGCCCGGGCTCCTCGGCGGTCTGGGGGCGCTGCGCCCCCGCGCCCCGGCGGCCCGCGGCGGCGCGTCACGTGCCTCCCCGCTGCTCCTCCTCCTGCTGCTGCCCTCCCCGCGCCTGGCTGCTGCCTCCCCGCGCCGGCCGCTGGCGGACTGGGAGCGCTCGCGCGCCGGGCCCTCGGCTGCCCCGGCGGGGCGCGGCTGCGCGAGGAGGTGCCAGCCGGGCCTGGCCCCGGGCGTCACCTGGGCGGCGGGCGCGCTCCACCTGTGCCTCGGCCAGGTGGCCGCCCTCGCTTCCTCCAGGAGAG AGCTTAGCGTCTGTGCTGGGAGCCTGCATCTGGAGAGCAAAAGGAGAGATTTCACCTCTTCTCGGAGTAGGAAGCTCTACTTTGACACCCATGCCTTCGTGTGTTTACTCGAAGAAAATG GGTTTACTACTCAACAAGCAGAAATCATTGTCTCTGCCTTGGTCAAGATCATGGAGGCCAACATGGATATCGTCTACAAAGATATGGTCACCAAGATGCAGCAG gaGATCACTCTTCAGGAAATAATGTCTCAGATTGCCAATGTGAAAAAAGATATGATTATTTTGGAGAAGAGTGAATTTTCAGCCCTCAGATCAGAAAATGAG TATTCATTAAACGAAAGGAAGCTGCTGGAAGTAAAAACAGAAATGGTGTCATTG gATCTGTATTTACGTGCCTAA
- the MCUR1 gene encoding mitochondrial calcium uniporter regulator 1 isoform X7, giving the protein MISAPPRAPAAQPLPQRALGAQSRPRREPGAPPSRSAPPPENARSPAHPAVKRKLGTIAHARSCRRCLAGAARDRHERVRGPVTASGMDCGSVTNERPKRRRRLLLSLVAGRGGGPGGRGVPTRHLLPGLLGGLGALRPRAPAARGGASRASPLLLLLLLPSPRLAAASPRRPLADWERSRAGPSAAPAGRGCARRCQPGLAPGVTWAAGALHLCLGQVAALASSRRELSVCAGSLHLESKRRDFTSSRSRKLYFDTHAFVCLLEENGFTTQQAEIIVSALVKIMEANMDIVYKDMVTKMQQEITLQEIMSQIANVKKDMIILEKSEFSALRSENEKIKLELHQLKQQVMDEVIKVRTDTKLDFSLEKSRVKELLTL; this is encoded by the exons ATGATCTCTGCACCGCCCCGGGCGCCCgccgcccagcccctcccccagcgcgCACTGGGAGCCCAGTCCCGCCCCCGGCGCGAGCCCGGAGCCCCGCCTAGCCGCTCAGCTCCGCCCCCGGAGAATGCCCGGAGCCCCGCCCATCCGGCAGTAAAGCGCAAGCTCGGTACTATCGCCCACGCTCGCTCCTGCCGTCGGTGTCTGGCTGGGGCCGCGCGTGACCGGCATGAGCGCGTTCGCGGGCCAGTGACCGCGTCAGGGATGGACTGCGGCTCCGTCACAAACGAGAGGCCGAAGCGCCGCCGGCGGCTTCTGCTCTCCCTGGTCGCCGGCCGCGGTGGAGGCCCCGGAGGCCGCGGCGTCCCCACGCGCCACCTCCTGCCCGGGCTCCTCGGCGGTCTGGGGGCGCTGCGCCCCCGCGCCCCGGCGGCCCGCGGCGGCGCGTCACGTGCCTCCCCGCTGCTCCTCCTCCTGCTGCTGCCCTCCCCGCGCCTGGCTGCTGCCTCCCCGCGCCGGCCGCTGGCGGACTGGGAGCGCTCGCGCGCCGGGCCCTCGGCTGCCCCGGCGGGGCGCGGCTGCGCGAGGAGGTGCCAGCCGGGCCTGGCCCCGGGCGTCACCTGGGCGGCGGGCGCGCTCCACCTGTGCCTCGGCCAGGTGGCCGCCCTCGCTTCCTCCAGGAGAG AGCTTAGCGTCTGTGCTGGGAGCCTGCATCTGGAGAGCAAAAGGAGAGATTTCACCTCTTCTCGGAGTAGGAAGCTCTACTTTGACACCCATGCCTTCGTGTGTTTACTCGAAGAAAATG GGTTTACTACTCAACAAGCAGAAATCATTGTCTCTGCCTTGGTCAAGATCATGGAGGCCAACATGGATATCGTCTACAAAGATATGGTCACCAAGATGCAGCAG gaGATCACTCTTCAGGAAATAATGTCTCAGATTGCCAATGTGAAAAAAGATATGATTATTTTGGAGAAGAGTGAATTTTCAGCCCTCAGATCAGAAAATGAG aaaataaaacttgaacTACATCAGTTAAAACAACAAGTAATG GATGAAGTGATCAAAGTCCGAACAGATACCAAATTAGATTTCAGTCTAGAAAAGAGCAGAGTAAAAGAATTG TTGACTTTATAA